One window from the genome of Crassostrea angulata isolate pt1a10 chromosome 2, ASM2561291v2, whole genome shotgun sequence encodes:
- the LOC128173432 gene encoding carboxypeptidase B-like produces MGRKVLQSFVPLALFYAAIADQESQKSYFNDKLVQLIPNTDEQVTLLQQMQTTENVDFWTTPKKNAQVDVYVQSEKFGDFMKKVTDAKIHHNILSNNLQKNIDDEKAAMKTTAEEGGDTVVGNYATYDQINAWMSQMAMSYPDLATVESIGLTWEGRETKMMKLGKENSMGTPKPVIWIEGGIHAREWIVPATAVYIINKLLEEYNVDEKVTSLMNTWDIHIVPTVNPDGYVFSHERDRLWRKNRRPAEPGPGKKCVGVDGNRNFDIDFGNEGVSFDPCSQVYLGPAPFSEKETQNIRDAVIAEGRRIKIYLSWHSYSQLLLVPWGYTTDLPTDYQELYDVAVIAADALTSVYGTEYIVGNGPEILYPVSGAANDWAKAVAGVKYAYAYEFRPATLVKRSGFILPPEEIVPNSEEVFASLVAMAEEVAKTL; encoded by the exons tgacaAGCTGGTACAACTGATACCAAATACTGATGAACAGGTGACCCTCCTACAGCAGATGCAGACGACAGAAAAT gTAGATTTCTGGACAACGCCCAAAAAGAATGCACAGGTTGACGTCTACGTGCAAAGCGAAAAGTTCGGGGATTTCATGAAGAAAGTCACAGATGCCAAAATCCATCACAACATCCTAAGTAACAACCTACAGAA GAACATTGATGATGAGAAAGCTGCAATGAAAACCACGGCAGAGGAGGGAGGCGACACAGTGGTCGGAAACTACGCTACTTATGACCAG ATCAATGCCTGGATGTCACAGATGGCTATGTCCTACCCAGACCTGGCGACCGTGGAGTCCATTGGTCTGACTTGGGAGGGTCGTGAAACCAAGATGATGAAG ctAGGAAAGGAAAACAGCATGGGGACCCCAAAGCCGGTCATCTGGATAGAAGGGGGAATTCACGCCCGGGAGTGGATCGTTCCCGCCACAGCTGTTTACATCATAAACAAG TTGCTGGAAGAGTATAATGTAGACGAGAAGGTGACGTCATTGATGAACACGTGGGACATTCACATAGTTCCGACCGTTAACCCCGATGGATACGTCTTCAGCCATGAGCGG gacCGACTGTGGAGGAAAAATCGACGCCCTGCGGAACCCGGACCGGGGAAAAAATGTGTGGGAGTGGACGGCAACAGGAATTTTGACATCGACTTTGGGA ATGAAGGCGTAAGTTTTGATCCGTGCAGTCAAGTCTATCTTGGCCCCGCCCCTTTTTCGGAGAAGGAGACACAGAACATCCGGGACGCTGTGATCGCTGAGGGGCGTCGTATCAAGATTTACCTGTCCTGGCACTCATACTCTCAGCTGCTGCTTGTACCGTGGGGGTACACCACGGACCTACCGACCGACTACCAGGAACTG TATGACGTAGCCGTTATTGCTGCCGACGCTTTGACGTCTGTGTACGGCACGGAATACATCGTGGGGAATGGACCGGAGATTCTTT ATCCAGTTTCGGGAGCCGCTAATGATTGGGCGAAAGCGGTAGCCGGTGTGAAGTATGCGTACGCGTATGAATTCCGACCGGCTACACTGGTGAAAAGGTCTGGCTTCATCCTTCCTCCAGAGGAAATAGTGCCAAACTCCGAGGAGGTATTCGCGTCGTTGGTTGCCATGGCAGAAGAAGTAGCAAAAACCTTATAA